Proteins co-encoded in one Novosphingobium sp. PP1Y genomic window:
- a CDS encoding TMEM165/GDT1 family protein has translation MEALLTSTAVVALAEIGDKTQLLAIVLATRFKRPWPIVAGIFVATLANHFLAALVGEQAAAFLDGLWFRYLVAASFILMAAWTLIPDTFDEDEEARPSRFGPFVATTIAFFIVEMGDKTQLATIALGARFQSVLPVMSGTTIGMMIANVPAVFLGHEIIKRVPLNVVRTVAALLFLVIGLWLLAQTAGWLG, from the coding sequence TTGGAAGCCCTGCTCACATCGACAGCCGTCGTCGCCCTCGCCGAGATCGGCGACAAGACGCAGTTGCTCGCGATCGTCCTGGCCACCCGGTTCAAGCGTCCCTGGCCCATCGTTGCCGGTATCTTCGTGGCAACGCTGGCCAACCACTTCCTGGCCGCGCTGGTCGGCGAACAGGCTGCCGCGTTCCTCGACGGCCTGTGGTTCCGCTACCTGGTGGCCGCCAGCTTCATCCTGATGGCCGCCTGGACGCTGATCCCCGACACGTTCGACGAGGACGAGGAAGCCAGGCCCAGCCGCTTCGGTCCTTTCGTGGCCACCACGATAGCCTTCTTCATCGTCGAGATGGGCGACAAGACGCAGCTCGCCACGATCGCGCTGGGCGCCCGCTTCCAGAGCGTCCTGCCGGTCATGAGCGGGACCACCATCGGCATGATGATAGCCAACGTGCCGGCGGTGTTCCTGGGGCACGAGATCATCAAGCGGGTACCGCTCAATGTCGTGCGCACGGTGGCCGCGCTGCTGTTCCTGGTGATCGGCCTGTGGCTGCTGGCGCAGACGGCGGGCTGGCTCGGCTGA
- a CDS encoding type IV secretion system protein VirB3: MSLARYPVHRALTRPQMFAGVTYSFFIINAAVTTEIFLITKSFWALPAALAIHGVGYLACLREPRVFDLWIAKVSKCPRVANWQRWGCNSYAP, translated from the coding sequence ATGAGCCTGGCCCGCTATCCCGTCCATCGCGCGCTCACCCGGCCGCAGATGTTCGCCGGGGTGACATACAGCTTCTTCATCATCAACGCTGCGGTGACGACGGAGATCTTCCTCATCACCAAGAGCTTCTGGGCGCTGCCTGCAGCGCTCGCGATCCATGGGGTCGGATACCTCGCATGCTTGCGCGAACCCCGGGTATTCGACCTCTGGATCGCCAAAGTGAGCAAGTGCCCGCGCGTTGCCAACTGGCAGCGCTGGGGTTGCAACAGTTACGCACCCTGA
- a CDS encoding TonB-dependent receptor domain-containing protein encodes MTKPRLVSLLLLSTAMLTPAMASAQESATTSNDANSASNDQADTSTQEEDAPDVSLPGGAIIVTGQRDRNIQRIAPQVISVLSTQEIARTGEGDIAGALGRVTGLSVVGNGYVYVRGLGDRYSLALLNGSPLPSPEPLKRVVPLDLFPTSIVASSLVQKSYSVNFPGEFGGGVINLTTKAIPTETFLTVSGGLGWDTETTNKLSYSYYGSKTDWTGWDNGNRSIPKSLQSYFNSNTVIDPTGDLAKQLGGILVNGRNAVIQKDTKTQPNFSGGITGGTAIELGDATLGVIAAASYSNTTQTKDIIRQRAQGTTAEPSQLFENFNAVNTDNRIVGNGLLGLGLEWGENKIRWTNVYIHDTVKHTSLSLGKRENNIQADYMNQTTAWYERQLIDTQFVGEFKPADDTSIDVRAGYANSKRLAPFEIEAEYLRTNVDSDNYGQYFVNRLGNGNQDPTTITFSRLNEDVWSAGVDLSHTFSPGWTGSVGYAYQINSRTNTRRSFAIYANGDQTQISNFGLLRLDVLLQPGTWYLQDFGVNYGLELREPEASTAQFDSRLLNHAFYGKLEGALTDQLSFDLGVRWEYAKESTILRPIGADPSKATDLKNEYFLPALTLTYEINPSMQVRLNGSKTIARPQFRELLYQPYFDPDTNRTYQGNPFLEDSKLTNIEGRYEWYFDRDQRMSVGAFYKKIDKPIESFLTGSETFITSYANAPTADLYGAELELQKYFYLDSLGGKFFETRRLMLMGNYTYTKSKLKVSDSDVVRIYGAGTGTSLATDYFVDGAPLTGQSEHIANLQIGLEDTDSLSQQTILFNYASKRAVSRGLANSGQPDIFEYPGLTIDVVLRQGFMVGGKEVELKLEGRNLTGRKHEEYQSFVDGRVDYNTYMVGRTFSASASFKF; translated from the coding sequence ATGACCAAGCCGCGGCTTGTTTCGCTGCTGCTGCTTTCCACCGCGATGCTGACGCCTGCCATGGCTTCGGCTCAGGAAAGTGCCACGACCAGCAATGACGCCAACAGCGCATCGAACGATCAGGCAGACACTTCCACCCAGGAGGAAGACGCGCCGGACGTATCGCTGCCCGGCGGCGCGATCATCGTCACCGGCCAACGCGATCGCAACATCCAGCGCATCGCCCCGCAGGTCATTTCGGTGCTCTCCACCCAGGAAATCGCACGCACCGGTGAAGGCGACATCGCCGGCGCCCTTGGCCGCGTGACCGGCCTCAGCGTCGTCGGCAACGGCTACGTCTACGTACGCGGCCTTGGCGACCGTTATTCGCTCGCCCTGCTCAACGGCTCGCCGCTGCCCAGCCCCGAACCGCTCAAGCGCGTCGTGCCGCTGGACCTGTTCCCGACCAGCATCGTGGCCTCGTCGCTCGTCCAGAAGAGCTACTCGGTCAATTTTCCCGGCGAGTTCGGCGGCGGTGTCATCAACCTCACCACCAAGGCCATCCCGACCGAGACCTTCCTCACGGTCAGCGGCGGCCTCGGCTGGGATACCGAGACCACCAACAAGCTCAGCTACAGCTACTATGGCAGCAAGACCGACTGGACGGGCTGGGACAACGGCAACCGTTCCATTCCCAAGTCGCTGCAGAGCTATTTCAACAGCAATACCGTCATCGATCCCACCGGTGACCTCGCCAAGCAGCTTGGCGGAATTCTGGTCAATGGCCGCAATGCCGTCATCCAGAAGGACACCAAGACCCAGCCGAACTTCTCGGGCGGGATAACCGGCGGCACCGCGATCGAACTCGGCGACGCCACGCTTGGCGTGATCGCCGCCGCCAGCTACTCGAACACGACGCAGACCAAGGACATTATCCGTCAGCGCGCGCAGGGCACCACGGCAGAACCGAGCCAGCTGTTCGAGAACTTCAACGCAGTCAACACCGACAACCGCATCGTCGGCAACGGCCTGCTCGGCCTTGGCCTCGAATGGGGCGAGAACAAGATCCGCTGGACCAACGTCTACATCCACGACACGGTCAAGCACACCAGCCTGAGCCTGGGCAAGCGCGAGAACAACATCCAGGCCGACTACATGAACCAGACGACGGCCTGGTACGAACGTCAGCTGATCGACACCCAGTTCGTCGGCGAGTTCAAGCCGGCAGACGACACCTCGATCGACGTGCGCGCCGGCTACGCGAACTCCAAGCGCCTCGCGCCCTTCGAGATCGAGGCCGAGTACCTGCGCACCAACGTCGATAGCGACAACTACGGGCAGTACTTCGTCAACCGCCTGGGCAACGGCAACCAGGACCCGACGACGATCACCTTCTCGCGCCTGAACGAAGACGTCTGGTCCGCCGGCGTCGATCTTTCGCATACCTTCAGCCCCGGCTGGACCGGCAGCGTCGGCTATGCCTACCAGATCAATTCGCGCACCAACACGCGGCGTTCCTTCGCGATCTACGCGAACGGCGACCAGACGCAGATCTCCAACTTCGGCCTGCTTCGCCTCGACGTCCTGCTGCAGCCGGGCACCTGGTACCTGCAGGACTTCGGCGTGAACTATGGCCTGGAGCTGCGCGAGCCCGAAGCCAGCACCGCCCAGTTCGATTCCCGCCTGCTCAACCACGCCTTTTACGGCAAGCTCGAAGGCGCCCTGACCGACCAACTTTCCTTCGATCTGGGCGTGCGCTGGGAATATGCCAAGGAATCGACCATCCTGCGCCCGATCGGAGCCGATCCGAGCAAGGCCACCGATCTCAAGAACGAGTACTTCCTGCCGGCCCTGACGCTCACCTACGAGATCAATCCGAGCATGCAGGTGCGTCTCAACGGTTCGAAGACGATTGCCCGCCCGCAGTTCCGCGAACTGCTGTACCAACCGTACTTCGACCCCGACACGAACCGCACCTATCAGGGCAACCCGTTCCTCGAGGACAGCAAGCTGACCAACATCGAAGGCCGTTACGAATGGTACTTCGATCGCGACCAGCGCATGTCGGTGGGCGCCTTCTACAAGAAGATCGACAAGCCGATCGAATCCTTCCTGACCGGTTCGGAAACCTTCATCACGTCCTACGCCAACGCACCGACCGCCGATCTTTACGGCGCCGAGCTGGAGCTGCAGAAGTACTTCTACCTGGATAGCCTGGGCGGCAAGTTCTTCGAAACGCGCAGGCTGATGCTCATGGGCAACTACACCTACACGAAGTCGAAGCTGAAGGTCAGCGACAGCGACGTCGTACGCATCTACGGCGCCGGCACCGGCACGTCGCTCGCCACCGACTACTTCGTCGACGGCGCCCCGCTGACCGGCCAGTCCGAACACATCGCCAACCTGCAGATCGGCCTGGAAGACACCGACAGCCTTTCGCAGCAGACGATCCTGTTCAACTACGCCAGCAAGCGCGCGGTCAGCCGCGGCCTTGCGAACTCGGGCCAGCCGGACATCTTCGAATATCCGGGCCTGACCATCGACGTGGTCCTTCGCCAGGGCTTCATGGTCGGCGGCAAGGAAGTCGAGCTGAAGCTCGAAGGCCGCAACCTGACCGGCCGGAAGCACGAGGAATACCAGTCCTTCGTCGACGGCCGGGTGGACTACAACACCTACATGGTGGGCCGCACCTTCTCGGCTTCGGCCTCGTTCAAGTTCTGA
- a CDS encoding UDP-2,3-diacylglucosamine diphosphatase — protein sequence MRTDVDSLLERSGKIPAWLDLPDPKGFRPKRKYRTIWISDVHLGTRGCNAAMLVDFLRSVECQTLYLVGDIVDGWRLRKGWYWPDAHNEVIRRILKMAHRGTRVVFIAGNHDEMLRDYAGLTFGGVELVLEAVHETLDGRRLLVTHGDAFDGVVLYHKWLAFLGDKAYGMLLRANIAFNAVRRRLKMPYWSLSAYMKKKVKNAVQYVCSYEEAVASEAINRGFDGVVCGHIHCAEIRQFGGITYYNDGDWVESCTALAESLSGEIAIIDWIAETGGHDQAAPVATPAGAAAPAESTARVGA from the coding sequence ATGCGGACCGATGTCGACAGTCTTCTCGAACGTAGCGGCAAGATTCCGGCCTGGCTCGACTTGCCGGACCCGAAGGGCTTTCGGCCCAAGCGCAAGTATCGCACCATCTGGATTTCCGACGTTCACCTGGGCACGCGCGGTTGCAATGCCGCGATGCTGGTGGACTTCCTGCGTTCGGTGGAATGCCAGACGCTCTATCTGGTCGGCGACATCGTCGACGGCTGGCGGCTGCGCAAGGGCTGGTACTGGCCCGATGCCCACAACGAAGTGATCCGCCGCATCCTCAAGATGGCGCACCGGGGCACCCGCGTCGTCTTCATTGCCGGCAACCACGACGAAATGCTGCGCGACTATGCCGGTCTGACCTTCGGCGGCGTCGAACTGGTGCTGGAAGCGGTGCACGAGACGCTCGACGGGCGCCGCCTGCTGGTGACCCACGGCGATGCCTTCGACGGCGTCGTGCTCTACCACAAGTGGCTCGCCTTCCTGGGTGACAAGGCATACGGCATGCTGCTGCGCGCCAACATCGCCTTCAACGCCGTGCGCCGGCGCCTGAAGATGCCGTACTGGTCGCTTTCCGCCTACATGAAGAAGAAGGTCAAGAACGCGGTCCAGTACGTGTGCAGCTACGAGGAAGCGGTGGCGAGCGAGGCGATCAACCGCGGCTTCGACGGCGTTGTCTGCGGCCATATCCACTGCGCCGAGATCCGCCAGTTCGGCGGCATCACCTATTACAACGACGGTGACTGGGTCGAAAGCTGCACGGCGCTGGCCGAGAGCCTCTCCGGCGAAATCGCGATCATCGACTGGATCGCGGAAACCGGCGGCCACGACCAGGCAGCCCCTGTAGCCACCCCTGCCGGGGCGGCTGCCCCCGCGGAAAGTACGGCCAGGGTCGGCGCGTGA
- a CDS encoding TrbC/VirB2 family protein produces the protein MVIRDSIIRTRTFSGISKAFAAFLAAMGMALTPNLASAQTVTTQDPAGSGPIVAALGWLQGTLLGNVATAVAVMAVAAVGFMMLTGRMNWRFGATVIIGCFVLFGAGAIVSGIQSAAG, from the coding sequence ATGGTGATTCGAGATTCTATCATTCGCACCCGCACTTTTAGCGGAATTTCCAAGGCTTTCGCCGCGTTCCTCGCGGCCATGGGCATGGCGCTGACGCCGAACCTGGCCAGTGCGCAGACCGTGACGACGCAGGATCCGGCCGGCAGCGGCCCGATCGTCGCCGCGCTGGGCTGGCTGCAGGGCACGCTGCTCGGCAATGTCGCGACCGCGGTCGCGGTCATGGCGGTGGCGGCCGTCGGCTTCATGATGCTGACCGGCCGCATGAACTGGCGCTTCGGCGCGACCGTCATCATCGGCTGCTTCGTCCTGTTCGGCGCCGGTGCGATCGTTTCCGGCATCCAGTCGGCGGCGGGCTGA
- a CDS encoding glycosyltransferase family 1 protein, producing the protein MRLTLATDAWLPQVNGVVRSLAATLDELQRRGHEVDRVTPEHFLTLPMPGYASIRLAMAPRFGVRRMLDRTRPDIVHIATEGPIGWAARGWCLSRGVPFTSAFHTRFPEYAAVRTGISAERFWPIMQRFHAPSRAVLVSTCSFARELASRGISHTRRWSRGIDQQLFTPQGARHPAMRALPGPVLLNVGRVAPEKNLEAFLDADVTGSKVVVGDGPALESLRRRYPHVHFLGALSGEELASAYRAADCFVFPSLTDTFGLVVIEALACSTPVAAFPVTGPVDILGRDGCGVEARLPRPAGAVDDSLACAITRALTVGREDAARLGELYSWERATDQFLSAISTAADDAERDLLSAA; encoded by the coding sequence GTGAGGCTGACGCTCGCGACCGACGCCTGGCTTCCGCAAGTCAACGGCGTCGTCCGCTCGCTCGCGGCGACGCTCGACGAGCTGCAGCGCCGGGGGCACGAAGTCGACCGGGTCACACCCGAACACTTCCTGACCCTGCCGATGCCCGGCTATGCCTCGATCCGGCTCGCCATGGCGCCGCGCTTCGGGGTGCGCCGGATGCTTGACCGGACCCGGCCCGACATCGTCCACATCGCGACCGAAGGCCCGATCGGCTGGGCCGCACGCGGCTGGTGCCTGTCGCGCGGGGTGCCGTTCACATCGGCGTTCCACACCCGCTTTCCCGAATATGCCGCAGTGCGCACCGGGATCAGCGCGGAACGCTTCTGGCCGATCATGCAGCGCTTCCATGCGCCGAGCCGCGCCGTACTCGTCTCCACCTGCAGCTTTGCCCGGGAGCTGGCATCGCGCGGCATCAGCCATACGCGGCGCTGGAGCCGCGGCATCGACCAGCAGCTATTCACACCCCAGGGCGCGCGCCATCCGGCCATGCGCGCCCTGCCCGGCCCGGTCCTGCTCAACGTCGGCCGCGTCGCGCCGGAAAAGAACCTGGAAGCCTTCCTCGATGCCGATGTGACGGGCAGCAAGGTCGTGGTCGGCGACGGTCCGGCGCTCGAAAGCCTGCGCCGGCGCTATCCGCATGTTCATTTCCTCGGCGCGCTTTCGGGCGAGGAACTGGCGAGCGCCTACCGCGCCGCCGACTGCTTCGTGTTTCCCAGCCTCACCGACACTTTCGGGCTCGTGGTGATCGAGGCGCTGGCCTGCAGCACACCGGTCGCGGCCTTTCCGGTTACCGGCCCTGTCGACATTCTCGGGCGCGACGGTTGCGGCGTGGAAGCCCGTCTGCCGCGCCCGGCGGGAGCCGTCGACGATTCGCTCGCCTGCGCGATCACCCGCGCCCTGACGGTCGGCCGCGAGGATGCGGCGCGGCTCGGTGAACTCTATTCGTGGGAACGCGCAACCGACCAGTTCCTGAGCGCTATCTCGACTGCGGCCGACGACGCCGAACGCGACCTGCTGTCGGCCGCCTGA
- a CDS encoding VirB4 family type IV secretion/conjugal transfer ATPase, translated as MAPKTKSRRAIPGLKGWAGKEALVGDRLPYQALVDENVVLLRDGSVMLSLMVPGLAFETADTDELNAHVATREVLLRSSLDARFVLYHHVIRRRVEIELEGHFDDPLAAHIDSRWRARTGSGALFVNDQFITLVRRPARGKAGWADKLSRMMKRKGGEAVEADPADVRSLRAAASAMVASLGSYGARMLGDYDTAKGQCSEVLELLSALYNGEMRPVRRPAEGTDIGHMLPYRRINFGMDALELRGASNASFASVVSLKDYPDSTAPGLTDALLRLPCELVLTETYAPCDRQIARERIDLAIRRLRSADEEAMAERREMASARDSLGTGAVGFGDHHLSVLVRADSLEGLDEVTAMCAASLADAGAVAVREEVNLEPAFWGQLPGNEGFIVRRALISSANMACFGSLHGFAMGQASGNHWGDAVTLLSTTSSTPFFFNFHQGDLGNFTVIGPSGSGKTVVMNFLAAQAQKFAPRTILFDKDRGAEVFLRGIGGTYSRVAAGHPTGFNPLSLPDTATNRAFLRDWLGVLLSANGPEELATIAGAVDAAYANDPSLRRLSYFRELLAGSRRPQPGDLASRLDAWIGGGEHGWLFDNQYDRLDLSARVLGFDMTALLESPRLRTPVMMYLFHRIEERLDGEPTMILIDEGWKALDDEVFAARIRDWLKTLRKRNALVGFATQSARDALDSKIATALVEQTATMIFMPNARARAEDYCEGFGLTQHELDVIRTLPAHSRCFLIRQSDASVVVRLDLAGMPEVLTVLSGRESTVRKLDTLRERYGDDPAAWYPVLTGMTWPGDAEDGAAWIQAAE; from the coding sequence ATGGCGCCAAAGACGAAGTCGCGACGCGCGATCCCGGGCCTGAAGGGCTGGGCCGGCAAGGAAGCCCTTGTCGGCGACCGGCTGCCCTACCAGGCGCTGGTGGACGAGAACGTCGTGCTGCTGCGCGACGGTTCGGTGATGCTGTCGCTGATGGTCCCGGGCCTCGCGTTCGAAACTGCCGATACCGACGAGCTGAACGCCCACGTCGCCACCCGTGAAGTGCTGCTGCGTTCCTCGCTCGATGCGCGTTTCGTGCTGTACCACCACGTGATCCGCCGCCGGGTCGAGATCGAGCTGGAAGGTCACTTCGACGATCCGCTTGCGGCGCACATCGATTCGCGCTGGCGGGCCCGCACCGGTTCGGGCGCGCTGTTCGTGAACGACCAGTTCATTACCCTTGTCCGCCGCCCCGCGCGCGGCAAGGCGGGCTGGGCCGACAAGCTGTCCCGCATGATGAAGCGCAAGGGCGGCGAGGCGGTCGAGGCCGATCCCGCTGACGTGCGCTCGCTGCGTGCCGCCGCCAGTGCGATGGTCGCCTCGCTCGGCTCCTACGGCGCGCGCATGCTGGGCGACTACGACACCGCCAAGGGCCAGTGCTCCGAGGTCCTCGAACTGCTTTCGGCGCTCTACAACGGCGAGATGCGGCCCGTACGCCGCCCTGCCGAGGGCACGGATATCGGCCATATGCTGCCCTATCGCCGGATCAACTTCGGCATGGACGCGCTGGAACTGCGCGGGGCTTCGAATGCCTCGTTCGCCTCGGTCGTCAGCCTCAAGGACTATCCCGATTCGACCGCTCCGGGACTGACTGACGCCTTGCTGCGCCTGCCCTGCGAGCTGGTCCTGACCGAGACATATGCGCCTTGCGACCGCCAGATCGCGCGTGAACGCATCGATCTTGCGATCCGCCGCCTGCGTTCGGCGGACGAAGAAGCGATGGCCGAGCGCCGCGAAATGGCGAGCGCCCGCGATTCGCTCGGCACCGGTGCGGTCGGTTTCGGCGATCATCACCTCTCGGTGTTGGTGCGTGCCGATTCGCTGGAAGGGCTCGACGAAGTGACCGCGATGTGTGCGGCCTCGTTGGCCGATGCCGGTGCCGTCGCCGTACGCGAGGAAGTCAATCTGGAGCCCGCCTTCTGGGGCCAGCTTCCCGGAAACGAGGGCTTCATCGTCCGCCGCGCGCTGATTTCCAGCGCCAACATGGCCTGTTTCGGCAGCCTGCACGGCTTTGCGATGGGCCAGGCGAGCGGCAATCACTGGGGCGATGCAGTGACGCTGCTGTCGACCACCAGCTCGACGCCGTTCTTCTTCAACTTCCACCAGGGCGACCTCGGTAACTTCACTGTCATCGGTCCGTCGGGTTCCGGCAAGACGGTAGTCATGAACTTCCTCGCCGCCCAGGCGCAGAAGTTCGCGCCGCGCACGATCCTGTTCGACAAGGACCGCGGCGCCGAAGTCTTCCTGCGCGGCATCGGCGGCACTTACAGCCGCGTCGCCGCCGGGCATCCGACCGGGTTCAACCCGCTCTCGCTGCCCGACACCGCCACCAACCGCGCTTTCCTGCGCGATTGGCTCGGCGTCCTGCTTTCGGCCAACGGCCCCGAGGAACTGGCGACGATCGCCGGCGCGGTCGATGCCGCCTATGCCAACGATCCGAGCCTGCGCCGCCTCTCGTATTTCCGCGAGTTGCTGGCCGGTTCGCGCCGTCCGCAGCCGGGGGACCTCGCGTCGCGGCTCGATGCCTGGATCGGCGGGGGCGAGCATGGCTGGCTGTTCGATAACCAGTACGACCGGCTCGACCTTTCGGCCCGCGTGCTGGGCTTCGACATGACTGCGCTGCTGGAAAGCCCGCGCCTGCGCACGCCGGTGATGATGTACCTGTTCCACCGGATCGAAGAACGCCTCGACGGCGAACCGACGATGATCCTGATCGACGAGGGCTGGAAGGCGCTCGACGACGAGGTCTTCGCCGCGCGCATCCGTGACTGGCTCAAGACCCTGCGCAAGCGCAACGCGCTGGTCGGTTTTGCGACCCAGTCCGCGCGCGATGCGCTCGACAGCAAGATTGCCACGGCGCTGGTCGAGCAGACCGCGACGATGATATTCATGCCCAATGCGCGCGCGCGCGCCGAGGACTACTGCGAAGGCTTCGGCCTGACCCAGCACGAACTCGACGTGATCCGCACGCTGCCCGCGCATTCGCGCTGCTTCCTGATCCGCCAGTCCGATGCCTCGGTCGTGGTCCGGCTCGACCTTGCGGGAATGCCCGAGGTTCTGACCGTCCTGTCAGGTCGCGAGAGCACGGTGCGCAAGCTCGACACCTTGCGTGAGCGCTATGGCGACGATCCGGCCGCATGGTACCCGGTACTGACCGGGATGACCTGGCCGGGCGACGCCGAGGATGGAGCCGCCTGGATCCAGGCGGCCGAGTGA
- the phoB gene encoding phosphate regulon transcriptional regulator PhoB yields the protein MNPNVLVVEDDRALCELLTWNLSAEGYEVRSTGDGEEALLLVQEQAPDAIVLDWMIENVPGIEVCRQLRKDKETAQIPILMLTARGEEEDMIRGLKTGADDYVTKPFSPRELLARIEALLRRSRPSLAGSVLQWGDIELDATSHRVRRGGEPLHLGPTEFRLLRYFMERPNRVVSRQQILDGVWGMDSDIDERTVDVHIRRLRKAINRPGETDPIRTVRAAGYAMDVN from the coding sequence ATGAACCCGAATGTCCTTGTCGTCGAAGACGACCGCGCGCTTTGCGAACTGCTGACCTGGAACCTCAGCGCCGAAGGCTATGAGGTGCGCAGCACCGGCGACGGCGAGGAAGCGCTCCTGCTTGTGCAGGAACAGGCGCCCGATGCCATCGTGCTCGACTGGATGATCGAGAACGTGCCGGGCATCGAAGTCTGCCGCCAGTTGCGCAAGGACAAGGAAACCGCGCAGATCCCGATCCTCATGCTGACCGCGCGCGGCGAGGAAGAGGATATGATCCGCGGCCTCAAGACCGGAGCCGACGACTACGTCACCAAGCCGTTCAGCCCGCGCGAACTGCTGGCCCGGATCGAGGCGCTGCTGCGTCGCTCGCGGCCTTCGCTGGCCGGTAGCGTGCTGCAGTGGGGCGACATCGAACTCGATGCCACCTCCCACCGCGTCCGCCGTGGCGGTGAGCCGCTGCACCTCGGTCCCACCGAGTTCCGCTTGCTGCGCTACTTCATGGAGCGGCCCAATCGCGTCGTGTCGCGCCAGCAGATCCTCGACGGCGTATGGGGCATGGATTCCGACATCGACGAACGTACTGTCGACGTTCACATCCGCCGCCTGCGCAAGGCGATCAACCGCCCCGGCGAGACCGACCCGATCCGCACCGTCCGCGCGGCGGGCTATGCGATGGACGTCAACTGA
- a CDS encoding response regulator transcription factor: MRRIDILLASELTGGLAPFRHDDFEVVLHRWTDFAELPLIEGALWIFIDWVLPEMSGLELCRRLRADAITSHAHVTIVLEEDNVEDRKRALRMGADDYMVGPLTRNALLDRVLGASLSEQDSAGIRIVAQGDLTVDLAAFQARWQGKPISLMPNELRLLRYFIEHPGRVFTRTQLIAALGKQEPPVDERTVDVWIGRLRRALKGVGAGNPLRTVRSLGYVFDTL; encoded by the coding sequence ATGCGGCGCATCGACATTCTATTGGCAAGCGAACTGACCGGAGGGCTGGCGCCTTTCCGGCACGACGACTTCGAGGTCGTCCTGCATCGCTGGACCGATTTTGCCGAACTGCCGCTGATCGAAGGCGCGCTCTGGATCTTCATCGACTGGGTCCTGCCCGAGATGTCGGGTCTGGAGCTGTGCCGGCGGCTGCGTGCAGATGCGATCACCTCGCACGCGCATGTCACCATCGTGCTTGAGGAAGACAACGTCGAGGACCGCAAGCGCGCGCTGCGCATGGGCGCGGACGACTACATGGTCGGCCCGCTCACCCGCAATGCGCTGCTCGACCGGGTTCTGGGCGCGAGCCTGAGCGAACAGGACAGCGCCGGAATCCGGATTGTCGCGCAAGGGGACCTGACCGTCGATCTTGCCGCATTCCAGGCCCGCTGGCAGGGCAAGCCGATCTCGCTGATGCCCAACGAACTGCGCCTGCTGCGTTACTTCATCGAGCATCCCGGCCGGGTCTTCACCCGCACGCAGCTCATCGCCGCGCTGGGCAAGCAGGAACCGCCGGTGGACGAACGCACCGTCGATGTCTGGATCGGGCGCCTGCGCCGGGCCCTCAAGGGCGTGGGCGCAGGCAATCCTTTGCGCACGGTGCGCTCGCTCGGCTACGTCTTCGATACGCTCTGA